Proteins from one Malania oleifera isolate guangnan ecotype guangnan chromosome 4, ASM2987363v1, whole genome shotgun sequence genomic window:
- the LOC131154414 gene encoding probable L-cysteine desulfhydrase, chloroplastic, with amino-acid sequence MINFSLSRSLALSLSPSWCLPFFPMASLHSQKANGDTCDSAQVSKKPRLSLSPLFITDSDIRSEFAHHDHAVARLNNGSFGCCPASVSAAQAQWQLRFLRQPDHFYFNQLQPGILRSRTLIKELVNADEVDEISLVDNATTAVAIVLQRTAWAFSEGRYCRGDAAVMLHYAYGAVKKSIGAYVARSGGYVIEVQLPFPVNSNEEIVNEFKKALERGKSGGRKVRLAVIDHVTSMPSVVIPVKELVKICRDEGVEQIFVDAAHGIGCTDVDMKDIGADFYTSNLHKWFFCPPSVAFLYCRKSPAMAAAADSDLHHPVVSHEYGNGLAIESAWIGTRDYSAQLVVPSAFEFVNRFEGGIDGIKRRNHEAVVEMGEMLAKAWGTNLGSPPEMCASMIMVGLPACLGILSEADTLKLRTHLRDRFGVEVPIYYRQNGGEIGLVTGYARISHEVYNTIDDYFKFREAINKLVHDEFTCALLPN; translated from the coding sequence ATgattaatttctctctctctcgctctctcgctctctctctctctccctcatggTGTCTCCCTTTCTTTCCAATGGCTTCGCTTCACTCACAGAAAGCTAATGGCGATACTTGCGACTCTGCCCAGGTATCCAAGAAGCCCAGGCTCTCTCTCTCCCCATTATTCATCACTGACTCTGATATCCGATCCGAATTCGCCCACCACGACCACGCCGTCGCCCGGCTCAACAACGGCAGCTTCGGATGCTGCCCGGCCTCCGTCTCCGCCGCACAGGCCCAATGGCAGCTCCGCTTCCTCCGCCAACCAGACCACTTCTATTTCAACCAGCTCCAACCCGGAATCCTCCGGTCTCGGACCCTCATCAAGGAACTCGTCAACGCCGACGAGGTTGACGAGATCTCCCTCGTCGACAATGCCACCACCGCCGTCGCCATCGTCCTCCAGCGCACCGCCTGGGCCTTCTCTGAGGGCCGCTACTGCCGCGGCGATGCGGCCGTCATGCTTCATTACGCCTACGGCGCCGTCAAGAAGTCCATCGGAGCGTACGTCGCACGCTCCGGCGGGTATGTAATCGAGGTCCAGTTACCTTTCCCTGTAAATTCAAATGAAGAAATCGTAAATGAATTCAAAAAGGCCCTGGAGAGAGGCAAATCTGGTGGTCGGAAAGTGAGATTAGCCGTAATTGATCACGTCACTTCGATGCCCTCTGTGGTTATACCCGTTAAAGAATTAGTAAAGATTTGCAGAGACGAAGGTGTTGAACAAATCTTCGTAGATGCTGCCCATGGAATTGGGTGCACGGATGTTGATATGAAAGATATTGGGGCTGATTTTTACACCAGTAACTTGCACAAATGGTTTTTTTGTCCTCCTTCTGTTGCATTTTTGTACTGTCGGAAATCTCCGGCGATGGCAGCTGCGGCGGATTCCGACTTGCACCATCCGGTAGTGTCTCATGAGTACGGAAATGGATTGGCCATAGAGAGTGCTTGGATTGGGACTAGGGACTACAGTGCTCAACTGGTTGTTCCTTCTGCGTTTGAATTTGTCAATAGGTTTGAGGGTGGAATTGACGGAATTAAGAGGAGAAACCATGAAGCTGTTGTTGAGATGGGGGAGATGCTGGCAAAAGCTTGGGGGACGAACCTAGGGTCACCGCCAGAGATGTGTGCGAGCATGATCATGGTTGGTTTGCCAGCTTGTTTGGGGATTTTGAGTGAGGCAGATACTCTGAAGTTGAGGACACATTTGAGGGATAGATTTGGGGTTGAAGTGCCAATATATTATCGACAGAATGGTGGGGAGATTGGCCTTGTAACAGGGTATGCTCGGATCTCTCATGAAGTTTACAACACCATTGATGATTATTTCAAGTTTAGGGAAGCCATTAACAAACTTGTTCATGATGAATTTACTTGTGCCCTGCTTCCAAATTGA